In the Afipia sp. GAS231 genome, CGCCGTCGGCATCGACGCTGTTATAGCGCACGCCGGCGTATCCAAGTCCTCGCTCTATCGGACTTTTAGCTCGAAAGACGAACTGATCGCGGCCTTTGCGGATAGTGAGAATCAGCGGTTTTGGCGCTGGTGGGACGAAACTTTGGAGCGTCACGCTGACACACCGTCCCGACAGGTGAGGGCTTTGCTCGAAGGCATCGGCGAACAGATCGCCAGCCCGCAATTCCGCGGTTGCCCGTTTATCAACTTGGCCAACGAATTCCCGGATCGCCAACACCCAGGCACAGCCATTGCCTGCGCCAATAAGCGAGAAATGCGCGAACGTTTGCGTGCGATCGCTCGCGCTCTTGGCGCGCGCAATCCCCAACGACTTGGAGATCAACTTGCGCTGCTAATTAACGGCGCTTACGGTCACGCTGCTACGCTCGGACCCGATGGATTGAAACGCGAACTGATCGATACAGCGACAGTGCTGATTGAGGCCCAGATTCGGTAGTTCGCACTCGCGACGACTTCATAAGTTGGCAAGCCCAGTCGCATGATGTGCCAGGGCTGGACCGATGAGCTTGTTCAGGTGTAGCAGCAGTAAGTGGACGATACCTGCACATATATCCAGTAGAGGAGGGGGACACATGTCTGCGGCCGACATCGCCAGTCGTCATTTTACTGCGGCTCTCACGGATGCCGAAGCCGAAGGCGTGGATGCTGACGCGCTCTGCCGATCGCTGTTGGGCCTGGTCGTCTCCACCTATCTGGAGACGCGGAGCGTGGCCGACGTGCAGTCGGAGTTACGCTTTCTCGCCGACAACTGCGATCCCGACGCGGACTTTGCATTCATGCGTCCGTAGCAAGGGACGCTACAGAAATTGCGGCGCGCCGGACATCGTGACGAGGCTGTTCTGGCCTGAGTTCGCAGTTTTGTTCAATGGATGCCTCTCGATGTTCGGTTCATCGGCACCGACTAGAACGATTCGCCGGACGGGCGCAGATCGATTTCTTGCGTCCAAGCCGTCGCGGGTTGCCGATGGACGCACCAGTAGGCCTCAGCGATTGCATCGGGTCCGAGCAGGCCGGTCTCACCCTTCTCGGCGACCCGTGCAGGCTGCAAGGTACGCAGGCGATCGCCGTTGATGCCGCCGTCGATCACCGCATGCGCGACATGGATTCCGAATGGTCCGAATTCGCGCGCCATACTCTGACTGATCATCCGCAGACCCGCCTTCGCGGCGGCGAAGTGAGCATAACCTGGCTTGCCCCGGATGCTGCCGGATGCTCCTGTAAACAACACGGTGCCACGCCCCAATGGAACGAGCCGACGTGCTGCTTCTCGCCCGATCAAAAAGCCTGCAAAGCAGCCCACCCGCCAGAAGTCCTCGAATAGCTCAGCCGACAGCTCGCGGAAGTCGAGGCGCTGGTTATTGCCCGCATTGAAAACGACCAGGTCTGGCGCAGCAAGGTGATCTGTTTCTGTGAAAGCCCGATCGAAAAGAGAAATAACGCTTTCTTCTCGTGCGGCGTCCACCTCGACTGGCTCGGCGCTGCCGCCGGTTGCCTTGATGCTGCCGACGACTTGCCTGAGCTTCGCGGCGGTCCGCCCGCCGACGAAGACGTGGTACTGCTCCGCGGCAAACTTGCGGCAGAGGGCGGCGCCCAGCCCCTGCTCAGCCCCAACGCCGACGACGATCGCCGATGGTTTCTTGTTCATGCACCTCTCCGTTCTCGATCGGGTCTCTCAACGTCGACGATCAGCTTTCCGAAATTTCTGCCCTCGAGCAGCCCGATGAAGGCGTTAGGCGCGTTGGCGAACCCCTGGACAATATCCTCGCGAAATTGCACTTGACCCTTCGAGATCCATGCACCCACCTCATGCAGGAAGGCCGGGCGCTGATCCCAGAACTCGCGAAAGATGAATCCGCGCAGCATCAGGCTGCGGGATAGGATTTCACCAATCATAGCGGGAAGACGATCCGGCCGGTCGCCGCTTTCGAGACCGTTGTATTGAGCGACAAGGCCGCAGATAGGCACGCGGGCATGTTCGTTTAGCAGCGGCAGTACCGCCTGCCAGACAGCGCCCCCGACGAGTTCGAAATAGACATCGATTCCGTTCGGACAGGCGGCAGCGAGGTCTTCGGCGAAGCCAGGCAGTCGATGGTCGATGGCGGCATCAAAGCGGAGTTCGTCTTTCAGGTAGGCGCATTTGGCGGCGCCTCCCGCAATCCCGATCGCTCTTGCGCCCTTGATCTTGGCGATCTGTCCAACGAGAGAGCCTACCGGGCCGCTCGCCGCGGCCACTACGACGGTCTCGCCGGGTTTGGGCTTGCCGATGGTGAGCAGGCCCCCATAGGCGGTGAGTCCGGGCATGCCGAGCACCCCAAGAGCTGTCGTGATCGGGGTGAACCGTTCATCGAGCAGGGTCAGGCCGGAGCCATCGGAAACTGCGTGGGTGCACCAGCCCAACCGCGCCGCCACGCGGTCGCCCGCTCGATATCGTGGATCGCGGGACTGCTCGACCCGGGCGATAACCTCACCTTCCATCACACCGTTGATGGGAGTCGGCGGGGAGTAGGATTTGCGATCGTCCATCCTCCCACGCATGTAGGGATCGAGTGAAAGATATTCGGTGGCCAGCAGGACTTCGCCTTCGCTCGGCTCACGGAGGGTGACATCCTCCAGCCGAAAATCGGTCGGGCGAGGGGTCCCTCGCGGACGCGCCGCGAGCACGATCTGACGTCCCTTGATCGTTGCCATTGTTTGCGAATTCTCTGGTGTTCTGTCCTCTGGTCATTGAAGCCATCGATTGGAAGAGTAGCCATGAGCATAAGGCGCAATAGCATGGCAATTCGTCTCATTTTGCCCCACCTCGAGCATTTGATCGAAAGCGCGGCGCCGCGATGAGATTGGGATGAATCGTCACCCCGCTTTTGAGCGGGATCTTTTCGGAAAGCCGCTGCGCGCCGCTCCGGATCGTGTTCTACGGTGATATCGGTGCTCACGCACGTGGCGGACCCGTAGGATTCTCGGTTCGGCCGCGCGACTGCTCCTGTTTTCGGTGCCGCTTATCCAGGATTTGGTGCCGCGCGGCGATAGTGAATCGGCGAGATGCCCCGAACCGACTTGAAAGCGCGACTGAACGAAAATTCCGATTGGT is a window encoding:
- a CDS encoding SDR family NAD(P)-dependent oxidoreductase — translated: MNKKPSAIVVGVGAEQGLGAALCRKFAAEQYHVFVGGRTAAKLRQVVGSIKATGGSAEPVEVDAAREESVISLFDRAFTETDHLAAPDLVVFNAGNNQRLDFRELSAELFEDFWRVGCFAGFLIGREAARRLVPLGRGTVLFTGASGSIRGKPGYAHFAAAKAGLRMISQSMAREFGPFGIHVAHAVIDGGINGDRLRTLQPARVAEKGETGLLGPDAIAEAYWCVHRQPATAWTQEIDLRPSGESF
- a CDS encoding TetR/AcrR family transcriptional regulator, which codes for MSIKKRRRGAPRRDEPSARARLVETATELFYQEGIRAVGIDAVIAHAGVSKSSLYRTFSSKDELIAAFADSENQRFWRWWDETLERHADTPSRQVRALLEGIGEQIASPQFRGCPFINLANEFPDRQHPGTAIACANKREMRERLRAIARALGARNPQRLGDQLALLINGAYGHAATLGPDGLKRELIDTATVLIEAQIR
- a CDS encoding NADP-dependent oxidoreductase: MATIKGRQIVLAARPRGTPRPTDFRLEDVTLREPSEGEVLLATEYLSLDPYMRGRMDDRKSYSPPTPINGVMEGEVIARVEQSRDPRYRAGDRVAARLGWCTHAVSDGSGLTLLDERFTPITTALGVLGMPGLTAYGGLLTIGKPKPGETVVVAAASGPVGSLVGQIAKIKGARAIGIAGGAAKCAYLKDELRFDAAIDHRLPGFAEDLAAACPNGIDVYFELVGGAVWQAVLPLLNEHARVPICGLVAQYNGLESGDRPDRLPAMIGEILSRSLMLRGFIFREFWDQRPAFLHEVGAWISKGQVQFREDIVQGFANAPNAFIGLLEGRNFGKLIVDVERPDRERRGA